In the Sulfurivermis fontis genome, AACGCCCGTGAGCAATTGCTGCGTTTCATCCGCGCCGAACACGACGGCGAGGCGGGTATCGTCTATTGTCTGTCGCGCAAGCGGGTGGAGGAGGTGGCGCATTGGCTCGCCGAACAGGGGCTGACCGCGCTGCCCTATCACGCCGGTCTGCCGGCGGAGACGCGGCGTGTGCACCAGGAGCGTTTTCTGCGCGAGGAGGGCGTGATCATCGTCGCCACCATCGCCTTCGGCATGGGCATCGACAAACCCGATGTGCGCTTCGTCGCCCATCTCAACCTGCCCAAGAGCGTGGAGGCCTATTACCAGGAGACCGGCCGCGCCGGCCGCGATGGCCTGCCTGCCGACGCCTGGATGGCCTACGGCCTGCAGGACGTGATCACCCTGCGCCAGATGCTGGCGCAGTCCGAGGCCGACGAGAGCCACAAGCGCGTCGAGCACCACAAGCTGGATGCCATGCTCGGTCTGTGCGAACTGACCAGCTGCCGCCGTCAGGCCCTGTTGCGCTATTTCGGCGATCACCTGCATGAACCCTGCGGCAACTGTGATACCTGCCTGGAACCGCCGCAGACCTGGGATGCCACGGTGGCGGCGCAGAAGGCGCTGTCCTGCGTGCACCGCACCGGCCAGCGTTTCGGCGTCAACTATCTCATCGACGTGTTGCTCGGCAAGGACGACGAGCGCCTGCGCCGTTTTGGCCACCACCAGCTGTCGGTGTTCGGCATCGGCCAGGAGCTGAATGTGAACGAGTGGCGCGGCGTGTTCCGCCAGCTCATCGCCCGCGGCCTGCTGGCGGTGGATATCGAGGGGCACGGTGCGCTGCGCCTCACCGAGCGCTGCCGTCCGGTGCTACGCGGCGAGGAGACTGTCCTGTTGCGCCGCGAAATCAAGGCGGCCAAGGCTCCGCGCAACCGGCGCAAGGGTGGCGCGGCGGTGGCGGGCAGTGATGAGGCCTTGTGGGAGGCGCTGCGCGCGCAAAGGCGCCTGCTCGCCGAGGAGCAGGGCGTGGCGCCCTACATGATCTTCCACGACGCCACCCTGATGGAAATGATGGCGGCGCGCCCCACGACGCTGGCCGCGCTGGCGCATATCTCCGGCGTCGGCACGCGCAAGCTGGAGGCCTACGGCGAGGCGTTTCTCGCTGTGTTGCAGCAGCATGCCGATGCGGAGACGGAGCGCAGTGATACGGTGGAGGACACCCTGCAACTGTTTCGCCGCGGCATGCATGCCGAAGCCATTGCGCACCGGCGCGGTTTGACCGTGGATACCATCCATAGTCATTTGGCGACCGCCATAGCCCGTGGCCAGGTAGAGCTGAATGATGCGCTGGGTCTGGCGCAGGCAGAGGTGAACGCCATCGCCGACGCCCTGTTGGCGCAGGATGGCGGCAAGCGGCTCAAGCCGGTGTATGAGATGTTCGACGGGCGCTACGGCTATGGCGTGCTACGCTGCGTACAGGCCGCCCTCGGCCGGGAGATACAAGATGCAAGGGAATGAGTGCGCCACGCGCACGGCTGTTTGTACTTCAAACTCGCGCAGCGAGTTCACCTCCTTGTATCTTTATATCTGCCTTATCCTTCATGCAGCCCGCCCATGACGCTTTCGTCCACGGCGAAGCAGGCCTCCTGGCGCGGGTTGGCCGGGTCGCGCAGATGTTCGGCCAGGCAGAGGAACTCATGGCCCTGGCTGTCGCGCAGCGCGACATAGGGGCTGTGTTCCAGGGTTTCGTAGCGCGAGCTGTCGGCGAAGATGAAGTCGTAGTCGCCGTTGATGCTGACGGCGAAGTCGCCGCCGTGGGCCTCGCCGTAATCCTGCCAGCGGCTCTGCACGTCGGCCCCTTCGATGACCGGCGACATGCGTCCTTCCGGGGCGTCGTGCCAGGCGACCAGGGTGGGTTCGGTTTCCAGTTGCAGCGCCACGGCGCGGGCGATGGCGTTGGCCATCTGATAGTCCAGCGGCAGGCCGCGGAGGGTAAGTTCGATGTGTTTCATGATGGCGTCCTCCGTTGCAGAGGTCGGGGTGAGTATTATTGAGCGAAATGCTCAGGATGATCCAAGCATAGTCCGCCATGGCGGTCTGTCAAAGCGAGGGGGATATGGAACGGGTGATGATCGAGGCGGATGGCGCGGCGCTGGATTTCAACCATGCCAAACGTATGGCCGATGCGCTGGCGGCGGAACGGGTGGAAGAGCCGCTCCTGCTGTCGTGGTATGACCGGGCGCGCGACCTGGAGTCGCCGGCGGGGGTGAACGAGTGTCATCGCCACTGCGCCACGCCGGGTTATGTGGCCTATGCCGAGAACCGTGGCGGCACCTTGCTGGTGGATGTGGCGCGCGGCGCCTATGTGTTCTGCTATCGTCCCCTGGGTGAGTTCGCCTGAGGCGTATATGCAAAGCCTATCCCGTCATTGCCTGTGGTTGTGCTGGCTGCTGGCCGCGCTGGCGTGCGGTCCCTTACCGGCCGAGGAGAACGTGGCGCCCGGCATCAACCGACACTATGAAAACCCCGATTTCGCGCAATGGCGCGCTACCTTCGAGCAGCCGGGGCGCGAGGTGTATGCGCGGCGTATGGACATCCTCGCCGCCACTGCGGTGCGGCCCGGCATGACCGTGGCCGATATCGGCGCCGGCAGCGGGCTGTTCACCCTGCTGTTCGCGCGCGAGGTGGGGACGCAGGGACGGGTGTACGCGGTGGATATCGCACCGGAATTCGTCGCCGGTATCGCGGCGCGCGCCCGGGAGGAGGGATACGGCAACGTGGTCGGCGTGGTGAGCGAACAGCGCAGCACGCGCCTGGCGTCCGACGCCATCGATCTGGCCTTTGTCTGCGACACCTACCATCACTTCGAGTATCCGCAGGCCATGCTGGCGTCCATCCATCAGGCGCTGCGTCCCGGCGGCCGCCTGATCATCATCGACTTTCGCCGCGAGGCCGGTTTCAGCTCGCCCTGGGTGATGGGCCACGTGCGCGCCGGCGAGGCGCAGGTGATCGCGGAGGTCACGGCCGCCGGTTTCACCTTGACCGCGCAGCCGGATCTGCTGCGCAGCAACTATTTCCTGATCTTCACCAAGCAGTGATATCCATGGCCAAGAACCTGCCCCACGATCAACCCCTCGAACTGGGCCGCGTGCTCGACATGCTGATGGCCGACGGCCTCCTGGACGAGGAGCGCGGCCGTACCCTGAAGGCGGTGGGGCCGGTGATGCAGCACAAGCAGCACCCGCTCATCACCATCGCCCAGCACAAGTGGCCCGATGCGCGCGCGCCGCAGCGGGTGCTCGATCTGCGGCTGCTCACCGAGTGGCTGGCGGAGCGCAGCGGCCTGGAGTACCGCCGCATCGACCCGCTCAAGGTGGACGTGCCGGCGGTGACCGCGGTGATGTCCTACGCCTATGCCCGCCGCTTCAACATTCTGGCGCTGGAGGTGCGCGCCGACGAGGTGGTGATCGCCACCGCCGAGCCGGAAGTGCGCGAGTGGGAGCGCGAGCTGATGCGCATCCTGGGCAAGCGCATCGTGCGCGTGCTGGCCGATCCGGAGGAGATCGGCCGCTTCCTGGTGGAGTTCTACACCCTGTCCCATTCGGTGCGCGCGGCGAGCGACGACAGCCGCCAGGGCGAGCGCTCCGGCGTGCAGAACCTGGAACAGCTCATGGAACTGGGCCGCGCCGGCAAGCTGGAGGCGGACGATCAGCACATCGTCAGCATCGTCGACTGGCTGCTGCAATACGCCTATGCCCAGCGCGCCAGCGACATCCACATCGAACCGCGCCGCGAGCAGACCAACATCCGCTTCCGCATCGACGGCGTGATGCATATGGTGTATCAGATACCCGCCTCGGTGGCGGCGGCGGTCACCTCGCGCATCAAGATCCTCGGTCGCATGGACGTGTCGGAAAAGCGCCGCCCGCAGGACGGCCGCCTCAAGACGCGCAGCGCGCAGGGCAGCGAGGTGGAGCTGCGCCTGTCCACCATGCCCACCGCCTTCGGCGAGAAGCTGGTGATGCGCATCTTTGACCCGGAGGTGCTGGTGAAGGACTATGCGGCGCTCGGCTTCAGCAGCGCGGAGTCCGAACTCTGGCAGCGGATGATCACCGAGCCCAACGGCATCATCCTGGTCACCGGTCCCACCGGTTCGGGCAAGACCACGACGCTGTACACCACCCTGAAGGAACTGGCCACGCCGGACGTCAACGTCTGCACCATCGAAGACCCCATCGAGCTGGTGGAGCCGAGCTTCAACCAGATGCAGGTGCAGCACAACATCGGCCTCGATTTCGCCAGCGGCGTGCGCACCCTGTTGCGTCAGGATCCGGACATCATCATGGTGGGCGAGATCCGCGACCGCGAGACCGCCGAGATGGCGGTGCAGGCGGCGCTCACCGGCCACCTGGTGTTTTCCACCCTGCATACCAACGATGCGCCGGCGGCGATCACTCGTTTACTGGAGATCGGCGTGCCGCCCTATCTGCTCAAGGCCACCGTGCTCGGCGTGCTGGGCCAGCGCCTGGTGCGCACGCTATGCCCGCACTGCAAGGAGCCGGCGCCGCTGGATGAGGACCTGTGGCTGTCGCTGGTGAGTCCGTGGAAGGTGAACAAGCCGGCCAGCGTCTATCGCCCGGTGGGCTGCCTGGAATGCCGCCAGACCGGCTACCGCGGCCGCGTCGGTGTGTATGAAATGATGGCGCTGACACCGGCGGTGAAGAAGCTGATCAGCGCCGATTGCGACATCGGCCGCTTGCGCCGCCAGGCCATCGGCGACGGCATGCGGCCGCTGCGCCTCAACGGCGCGCAGAAGGTGGCCAACGGACTCACCACCATCGAAGAGGTACTGAAGGTGGTGCCGCCGGAAACCGTGGAGGGTTGATGCGATGAGTGGTTGGGGGTGTCCGCACGACAGCAATGGCGAATGCCTCAAGGTGCCGGGGCGCGCCTGCGACCCGGGCATGAAGGGCTGCGTGCTGTTCGGCCGTTTCGCCTTCAGCAAGGAAGAGAAGAACCGGCCGGAGGAAGCGCGGCAGCGGCGCCGCGAGCGCGAGGGCCGCGGTTGAGCCGGTCATGACGTTGCCGGCCGTTCTCCCCAGGCATTGAAAAACTGTCGGGCGGTGCGCCCGCTGCGTGTGCCGCCCTTGCTCTGGGCGAACTGCAAGGCGGCATGGTGCAGTTCGCTGCGATCACCGCGGTAATCGGTGAAGTAGCTGTCCACCATCGCCAGATATTCATCCTGGGTCGCCGGATAGAACGACAGCCACAGGCCGAAGCGATCGGACAGCGATATCTTTTCCTCGATGGCATCGGCGTAGTGCAGTTCGCCCTCCACCAGCCCCGAGGCCAGGTTGTCCTGCATCGACTCGGGCATCAGATGGCGGCGGTTGGAGGTGGCGTAGACCAGCACGTTGTCCGGCGGCAGCTCGATGGACCCCTCCAGGACCGACTTCAGTGCCTTGTAGCTGCGCTCGCCGGCCTCGAAGGACAGGTCGTCGCAGAACACGATGAACCGCTGCGGCAGCTCACGGATGTCGTCGACGATCTCCGGCAGGTAGAGCAGGTCGTCCTTGTCCACCTCGATGAGGCGCAGGCCGCGTGGCGCGTAGGCGTTGAGCAGTGCCTTGATAAGCGAGGATTTGCCGGTGCCGCGCGCGCCCCACAGCAGGGCGTTGTTGGCGGGTAGGCCGGCGAGGAAGCGCTCGGTGTTGTGCACCAGGGCCTGTTTCTGCCGTTCGATGCCCAGTAACTGCTCCAGCCGGATCGGGTCGAGGTGGCGCGCAGCACGCAGCGCCTGGCGGTGGTGACGCCAGAGCGCGGCCCAGGTCCGCTGCCAGTCGATGCGCTCATCGTCCATCGTCTATTCCGCCATCAGCTCGTCCAGCTCGCCTTCCATGTGCATCTCGGTCAATTCGTTGAAGCCGCCGATCCAGCGCCCGTCGATGGTGATCTGCGGTACGGTACGCGCGCCATTGGTGATGTGGGAAAACTCCTGCAGCAGGCTGCGGTCGAGGTCGATACGCGCCTCCTCGTAAGCGATGCCCCACTTGTTGAGCAGGGTCTTGGTCTTGTCACAGATGGGGCAGGTGCCCGTGCTGTATATCTTGACGCGTGCCATGGTCACTCCAATTTATTGTTGGCGGGGGTGTCGTTGCCGGGCAGGTACAGCTCATGCTGCTCCGCGCGCATTTCATGTTGCAGGAAGAAGTTGAGTGCGGTACGGATCACGGCGATGGCGCCCAGCTTGCCGATCTGGTCCCAACTCGGAGCAATCGCCGTGGACAGGATATCGGCACCGAGCTGGAACTCCAGCGCCAGGCTCAGATAGCGCGCGAAGGTCAGGCGCACGGCGGTGAAGTCCGCCTCGCGGCTGGAGTGCAATGCCCGCACGAAACCCTGCACGGCAAAGACGATGCCGAGGGCGATGATCAGGGCGCCGGTGGTTTCCACAATCAGGCGCAGCCATTCCACGCCGTTGATGATGCTCGCCTCCAGCGCGCCGGGATGGGGACCGGGCAGCCAGGCCTGTGCGGTATGAGGTTCCGTCATCGTCATCCTGCTCCAGTGGGGGTATGCCTATCCTAGCAGTCGCCGGCTGGGTTATAACAGTACGAGGTGAAAGGGAGGCTGGAGTCATGACAGAAACGGCGTGGGACTGGGATGTGCTGGTGCAATATGCCGGCCATCAGGGGCTAGGCTGGTTGCTGCTCGCCGTGGTGTTGCTGTCGCTGATTTTGCTGCGTGCCGCACCGGCGGCACGGCCGACATTGTTCAATACGCTGTTGTTGTTTGCCGTCAGTCTGGCCGGCCTGCTGTTCAGTGCCTTGCTGTTTGCCTCCGGGCTGGATGCGGCGGCTGCGGCTCTGCGCGAGTTGTTCCTGCTCATCGAGGGCATGGCGGCGATTCGCCTTGCCGGTCTGGCCTTGTTCCGCTGGCTGTTGCCGCTGCTGCGCCTGGCGCCGCCGCGCATACTGGAGGACATGGCGGTGATCGCCGCCTATCTGGTGTGGGCCATGGTGCGCCTGCGCTATGCCGGATTGGATTTGTCCGGCATCGTCGCCACCTCGGCGGTGATCACTGCGGTACTGGCGTTTTCCATGCAGGACACCCTGGGCAACATCCTCGGCGGCATCGCGTTGCAACTGGATGACTCCCTGCAGGTGGGTGATTGGATCAAGGTGGATGACGTGACCGGCAAGGTGGTCGACATCCGCTGGCGCTCCACCTCGGTGGAGACGCGCAATTGGGAAACCGTGGTGATCCCCAACAGCCAGCTGATGAAGAGCAAGTTCGTGGTGCTGGGGCGGCGCCAGGGGCAGCCGGAGCAGTGGCGGCGCTGGGTGTGGTTCAATATTTCCTACGGCATACCGCCGGCACGGGTGATCGACGTGGTGGAGCGCGCCCTGCGCAATACCGCCATTCCCAATGTGGCGCGCCAGCCGTTGCCCAATTGCGTGATGATGGATTTTTCCGACAGCGCGGCGCGCTATGCGGTGCGTTACTGGCTTACCGATCTTGCCGTGGACGACCCGACGGATTCGGCGGTGCGCCAGCATATCTATGCCGCCTTGCAGCGGGCGGGCATTGAACCGTGCATCCCGGAGCAATACGTGCATGTCGAAAAGGAGAGCGCCAAGCACGAGGAGTTGCGCCATGCCCGTGAGATGCAACAGCGCCTCGCCTTCCTGCGTCAGGTGGAACTGTTCCGCGCCCTCACCGAGGACGAACTGCGCCTGGTGGCGGAACGGCTCAAATACACCCCCTTCGTGCGCGGTGACGTGATCACCCAGCAGGGGGCGGTGGCGCACTGGCTCTATATCCTGACCGAAGGCGAAGCGGAGGTGGTGCTGGAGGCGGGCGGTGGACAGCGTCCGCTGGGGGTGATCGATGCGACACAGGGACCGGGCTTTTTCGGTGAGATGGGGCTGATGACCGGTGAGCCGCGCACGGCGACGGTGATCGCACGCAGTGATGTCGTGTGCTACCGTCTGGACAAGGCTTCGTTCGAGAGCATCATCCAGTCGCGCCCTGCCCTGGCCGAAGAAATTTCCCACGTCATGGCCAGCCGCCGCGGTGGTCTGGACAGCGCGCGCCAGGCGTTGGATACGCAGGCACAGACGATGCATACGGCACAGCGCGAGTCGGAGATGCTGCGCAAAATCCGCCGCTTCTTTCATTTGGATCAGGCGTGATGACAGCCCGTATTGCATTCAGATGATACACGCGTTCCGGGGAGCGCCATGAAGATCGGTAATCTGTTCCGTAACCTGCCCGCCAGTCTGCCGGAGGAGTTGTTCGAGACCCTGGTGCAGGCGCGCGCCACCCGGCTGGAGCGCATCGTCTCCCACGGCCAGGCGTCACCGCCGGATTTCTGGTACGACCAGCCCGATCACGAGTGGGTGGTTCTGCTGGCCGGTAATGCCGGTTTGCGCTTCGAAGGCGATGGCGACGTCGTGGTGCTGCGGCCGGGCGACTATCTCAACATCCCCGCCGGGACCCGTCATCGGGTCGAATGGACCAGCACGCAGCAGCCCACGGTGTGGCTGGCACTGCACTATCAGGATTGAGGAGATTGTCATGGCCACTATCGGCGCCACGCAGAGCATGGCCCTGTTCTGCGACTTCGAGAACGTCGCCCTCGGCGTGCGCGATGCCAAATACGACAAGTTCGACATCGGCAAGGTGCTGGAGAAGTTGCTGCTCAAGGGCAGCATCGTGGTGAAGAAGGCCTATTGCGACTGGGAGCGTTACAAGGAATTCAAGGCGCCCATGCACGAGGCCTCCTTTGAACTCATCGAGATTCCCCATGTGCGCCAGTCGGGCAAGAATTCCGCCGATATCCGCATGGTGGTGGATGCCCTCGACCTCTGTTACACCAAGTCCCACGTCGATACCTTCGTCATAATCTCCGGTGATTCGGACTTCTCGCCGCTGGTGTCCAAGCTGCGCGAGAACAACAAGCTGGTGATTGGCGTCGGCGTAAAGAAGTCCACTTCGGACCTGCTCATCGCCAACTGCGACGAGTTCATCTTCTACGACGATCTGGTGCGCGAGCAGGAAAAGAAAAAGACCCGCAGCCGCAAGAAGGCGGCGAAGAAGAGCGCGGAAAGCAAGGAGGTGCCGCGCGACGAGGAAGACAAGGTGCAGGAGGCCTTCGACCTGGTGACCGAGACGGTGGAGGCGCTGTTCGCCGAACGCGGCGAGGAAGAAACCATCTGGGCCTCGATGGTCAAGCAGGCCCTGAAGCGGCGCAAGCCCGGCTTCAACGAGTCTTATTACGGTTTCCGCTCCTTCAGCAAATTGCTGGAGGAAATGGCGGCGCGTCACCTACTGCAGATGGTGCGGGACGACAAGTCCGGCAATATCCTTATCCGCAGCGTGGCCCACGAGGAGTAGGGTAACGCCCCTGTATCTTGCAGACCTATTGCCATCGCCAGGCCAATGCGCTAGGGCCTGGTCGCCCGGGAACAATCTCGGGATGGACTCATACCGTGGCGCGGCTACAATAGGCGCCGCCGCCGGCAGTGGATGCACCGCGGCATTTCCCGACGGCAGGGACCGGCCTACCGACTCTTGTGGTGTTTGCTATGGCGACGATGGTGCTGAAAACCCATGATGGCAACGAGGCCGAGGCTTATGTCACCGGCCCGGATACGGCACGCCATGCCGTGCTGATTATCCATGACTGGTGGGGTGTGCTGAAGTACAACCAGCAGTGGGCCGACCGTATCGCCGCGCTGGGCTACAAGGCGATGGTCCTCGACCTGTACGACGGTGAGAAGGCCAGTAATGCCGAACAGGCCGGCGAGCTGATGCGCAACCTGGACCAGGATATCGCCGACAACAAACTGCTGGTGGCGCTGGAGTACCTCAAGCAGGGGGGGCGTACCGTCACCACCCTGGGCTGGTCGCTGGGTGGGCGTCAGGCGCTGCTGGCGGCGCTGCTCGATCCGGACACCGTGACCTCCGCCATCCTGTTCTACTGCCGCATGGTCACTGATGTGGCGGCATTGCGCGAGCTGGGTGGCCCGGTGCTGGCGATCTATGCCCAGCAGGAGCGCACCTGGCCGGACAAGATGGAAAGCTTCAACAAGGCCATGGCCGCCGCCGGCAAGACCGTGGAAACCCACACCTTCGATGCCGGTCACGGCTTCGTCAACCCCGGTAGCGAGCGTTACAACGAGGCCATCGCCAACCGTTCCTGGGAGCTGGTGAAGGAATTTCTGCAGCGCGTCGCCCCAGTGTGAGATAGTGCCTCCTCTTTTTGCGCCTGGCCGCATGCCAGGCTGTTGCACGATAACCCGTTGGAACCATGCAGGAACGACGCGCCAGTCCCCGTGTAAAAATCCGCTTCAAGGTTGGTGTCATGCTGTCCGGCGGCGGGGTGCACTACGTCTGGACCTACGACATCTCTCTCGGCGGTATGCAGCTGCTCAGCGAATACAGCGCCGATGTCGGTGATGTGCTGCGCATCTTCTTCAGCGCCCTGGATACCGAGACCGACGAGTATGTCCGCGTCATGGCACGCGTGCGCGTGGTGCGTTCGGTGTATGACGGCAGCGAGCAGTGCTTCCGTATCGGCGTGGAGTTTGTCGATTTCGACGGCGACGGCCGCACCGTCTACAACCGCTACCTCGATTCCCGTCTCTATTCCCGCTACGGTCAACGCCTCGGCGTGGGCTGAGTGCTCATCCCGGCAGCACGAAGTGCTGCCGCAGGATGGCGGCAGTGAAGGCGGCACGCAGGTAGTAGCCGCGCGGGTTGGTGAGTACGCGCTCGCCATCGAGCCCCACGGTGTGGCGCAGGGCGCGGCTGTTGGCGGCCTTGGGGCGGATCTGCAGCACCTCGCCGTGGCGTGCGCTGATCTGTTCCAGTTCGCCGAGCAGGATGCGTTCGTTCAGTTCCTCCCAGTCGCGGCGCAGCAGCGCCTCCTCTGCCGCTGACGGACTCCATAGCAGGGCGCTGCCGACGTGCCGTTCGGCCAGTGGGATATTCTTGTCCGCCTGTACCGGCAGCCACAGCACGCGTGCCAGTTTGCGCCGCAGCCAGCTGTGTTCCCAGTCTTCCCCCGCCGTTTCCAGCGGTACGGTACAGACATAGGTGGATTCGCGCGGCAGGCCGCGGCCGTCTACCGGCAGGGTCTTGAGTTCCACACCGATGGCCTCAAAGTCAGGGGCGGCGAGCGAGCCGGCGCTGGCGCCGAGGGCCTGTTCGAGGAGCTGTCCCACCCAGCCCTTGTGGCGGCGCAGATCGGCCGGTACCGTTACCCCCAGTCCGGCAGCGATATCGCCCAGCGTGCGGCCGGCAAGGCGGTGCGCGCGGGCGAGCAATTCTGTTTCGTCGCGGGGAGGGGGTATGTGGGGCATGGCGTGAGTATGCTCAGCCGCCCCGTTCGTGTCGAGCCGTCAAGCCCGATACACTGTCATCCGACGCATCCGTCCGCAAAGGAGAACCCGCAATGAATGAACCTCTGAACGATACGGCCCTGGACACCCTGTTCCGCGCGGCCCGCAGCTTCAGTCACTGGCAGGACCGCTCGGTGAGCGAGGCGCAGCTGCGTGCGCTGTACGACCTGATGAAGTGGGGGCCGACCGCCGCCAACAGTTGTCCGGCGCGCATCGTGTTCGTGCAGAGCGCGGCGGCCAAGGCGCGGCTCAAGCCCTGCCTGGCGGAGGGCAATGTGGACAAGTCCATGTCCGCCCCGGTGGTGGCGATCATCGGCATGGACCTGGAGTTCTACGAGAAACTGCCGTGGCTGTTCCCGCACACCGATGCCCGTTCCTGGTATGCCGGCAAGCCGGACAAGATCGCCGCCAGCGCCACCCTCAATACCGCGTTGCAAGGCGGCTATTTCATCCTCGCCGCGCGCAGCCTGGGGCTGGATTGCGGCCCGATGTCCGGTTTCGACAACGCAAAATTGGATGCGGAGTTCTTCCCCGACGGCAAGGTGAAGTCGCTGTTCATCTGCGCCCTGGGCTATGGCGTGCGCGAGAAGCTGTATCCGCGCGGGCCGCGCCTGGCCTTTGAGGAGGCGTGCCGCATCGAATGACAGGCACGCGATGCGGGGTGCGAGCTACGCGCCGGCTCATCCCCCGCGCCTGGCATCTTGTGCCTCGTGTAAGGCCCCGGCGGCAAAGGAAAGGTGGCGGTTTCCGGTTGCAGGGTGACGTGGTCGAGGGCAAAGCGCTCGTGCAGCAGGCTCCCAAGCGGCGAGACGGGCGGGCACGATTGCATGCGGCCAGCGTGGTCGTGGCGGCAGGCAGCGAGTAGCTGTGGCCGGGACGGGTCAGCCGATCACCTGGCCACGATAGATGCGGCGCACGTCGGCGGATTTTCCTTCCGGCGCCTGCGCAGCGGCTGTCACCGGGGCGCCACGGTAGCGCGGTGCCGCCGGCGCGGCGGGTTCGGGAACCGCTTCCGTCGCCGTCAGGCTCTCCAGTTCGCGTCCCATCTGCCGCAGCAGGGTGTTGCGGGCGCGGGCGGCAAAGGCGATCAGTTCTTCCGTGGCATCCGTCTCGCTCAGCAGCACGGTCACACCGAACTCTTCGCGCACCATGCGCCGCATCATCAGCATCAGGCGGATGCGTTCGCGGGACAGTTCGTTGCCTGGGGTCGGGCGTGGGGTCTGCATCGTTCACTCTCCTTGGGGGCAATACCGATGACAGAGCAAAAGACGGGCCAGCGCGCCGACGCGCACCGGCGCGGCAATTCCGCTGCCGGGTGAACGATATCGGGGCAGCGGCGCCGCGCTGTGCCCTGGGGTAGTGCAGCGGCACGTCAGCTGCGCCGCTTGGCGCCGTTACGGTTTGGGCTTGAGCATCACCAGATACATGCCGAGGCCGGCCACCGCGGCCCACAGCACCATGGCGAGGGGGCCGAAGGTTTCCCACATCGAACCCATGAACAGCAGCATGACGAGGGCGAGGCCAAGGACGGCGTTGCCGAGCCAGAAGTTGGGGCCGAATTCGTTGTCGTTCATCGTGGCGCAGTTTCAGGCAGTGGGTTCTTCGCGCTGCCAGTGGCCGGACTTGCCGCCCTTCTTTTCCAGCAGACGCACGTTGTCGATGGTCATGCCGCGGTCGACGGCCTTGCACATGTCGTACACGGTGAGCAGGGCGACCTGCACGGCGGTGAGCGCCTCCATCTCCACGCCGGTCTGGCCGGCGGTTTCGCAGGTGGCGCGGCAGTGCACGGCATTGTTGCTCTCATCCAGTTCGAATTCGATGTCGACGTGGGTGAGGGCGATGGGATGGCACAGCGGGATCAGTTCGGCGGTCTTCTTGGCGCCCATGATACCGGCGATACGCGCCACGCCGAGCACGTCGCCCTTCTTCGCCGTCCCCTGCTGCACCAGCGCCAGGGTCGCCG is a window encoding:
- a CDS encoding GspE/PulE family protein encodes the protein MSMAKNLPHDQPLELGRVLDMLMADGLLDEERGRTLKAVGPVMQHKQHPLITIAQHKWPDARAPQRVLDLRLLTEWLAERSGLEYRRIDPLKVDVPAVTAVMSYAYARRFNILALEVRADEVVIATAEPEVREWERELMRILGKRIVRVLADPEEIGRFLVEFYTLSHSVRAASDDSRQGERSGVQNLEQLMELGRAGKLEADDQHIVSIVDWLLQYAYAQRASDIHIEPRREQTNIRFRIDGVMHMVYQIPASVAAAVTSRIKILGRMDVSEKRRPQDGRLKTRSAQGSEVELRLSTMPTAFGEKLVMRIFDPEVLVKDYAALGFSSAESELWQRMITEPNGIILVTGPTGSGKTTTLYTTLKELATPDVNVCTIEDPIELVEPSFNQMQVQHNIGLDFASGVRTLLRQDPDIIMVGEIRDRETAEMAVQAALTGHLVFSTLHTNDAPAAITRLLEIGVPPYLLKATVLGVLGQRLVRTLCPHCKEPAPLDEDLWLSLVSPWKVNKPASVYRPVGCLECRQTGYRGRVGVYEMMALTPAVKKLISADCDIGRLRRQAIGDGMRPLRLNGAQKVANGLTTIEEVLKVVPPETVEG
- a CDS encoding AF1514 family protein — its product is MAVCQSEGDMERVMIEADGAALDFNHAKRMADALAAERVEEPLLLSWYDRARDLESPAGVNECHRHCATPGYVAYAENRGGTLLVDVARGAYVFCYRPLGEFA
- a CDS encoding class I SAM-dependent methyltransferase, which codes for MQSLSRHCLWLCWLLAALACGPLPAEENVAPGINRHYENPDFAQWRATFEQPGREVYARRMDILAATAVRPGMTVADIGAGSGLFTLLFAREVGTQGRVYAVDIAPEFVAGIAARAREEGYGNVVGVVSEQRSTRLASDAIDLAFVCDTYHHFEYPQAMLASIHQALRPGGRLIIIDFRREAGFSSPWVMGHVRAGEAQVIAEVTAAGFTLTAQPDLLRSNYFLIFTKQ
- a CDS encoding ATP-binding protein, with amino-acid sequence MDDERIDWQRTWAALWRHHRQALRAARHLDPIRLEQLLGIERQKQALVHNTERFLAGLPANNALLWGARGTGKSSLIKALLNAYAPRGLRLIEVDKDDLLYLPEIVDDIRELPQRFIVFCDDLSFEAGERSYKALKSVLEGSIELPPDNVLVYATSNRRHLMPESMQDNLASGLVEGELHYADAIEEKISLSDRFGLWLSFYPATQDEYLAMVDSYFTDYRGDRSELHHAALQFAQSKGGTRSGRTARQFFNAWGERPATS
- a CDS encoding glutaredoxin domain-containing protein, which produces MARVKIYSTGTCPICDKTKTLLNKWGIAYEEARIDLDRSLLQEFSHITNGARTVPQITIDGRWIGGFNELTEMHMEGELDELMAE
- a CDS encoding AF1514 family protein is translated as MKHIELTLRGLPLDYQMANAIARAVALQLETEPTLVAWHDAPEGRMSPVIEGADVQSRWQDYGEAHGGDFAVSINGDYDFIFADSSRYETLEHSPYVALRDSQGHEFLCLAEHLRDPANPRQEACFAVDESVMGGLHEG
- a CDS encoding DUF1622 domain-containing protein, with amino-acid sequence MTEPHTAQAWLPGPHPGALEASIINGVEWLRLIVETTGALIIALGIVFAVQGFVRALHSSREADFTAVRLTFARYLSLALEFQLGADILSTAIAPSWDQIGKLGAIAVIRTALNFFLQHEMRAEQHELYLPGNDTPANNKLE
- the recQ gene encoding DNA helicase RecQ produces the protein MEQQALQVLRTVFGYESFRPPQEQVIDTVIRGGDALVLMPTGGGKSLCYQIPAIVRPGTGIVVSPLIALMQDQVAALRQSGVRAAFLNSTLGAAAARAVEEALLAGELDLLYVAPERLLTGRFLDLLARAPLALFAIDEAHCVSQWGHDFRPEYIQLSVLHERFPAVPRIALTATADEPTRREIIARLQLEQAQVFLNGFDRPNIRYRIVERGSNAREQLLRFIRAEHDGEAGIVYCLSRKRVEEVAHWLAEQGLTALPYHAGLPAETRRVHQERFLREEGVIIVATIAFGMGIDKPDVRFVAHLNLPKSVEAYYQETGRAGRDGLPADAWMAYGLQDVITLRQMLAQSEADESHKRVEHHKLDAMLGLCELTSCRRQALLRYFGDHLHEPCGNCDTCLEPPQTWDATVAAQKALSCVHRTGQRFGVNYLIDVLLGKDDERLRRFGHHQLSVFGIGQELNVNEWRGVFRQLIARGLLAVDIEGHGALRLTERCRPVLRGEETVLLRREIKAAKAPRNRRKGGAAVAGSDEALWEALRAQRRLLAEEQGVAPYMIFHDATLMEMMAARPTTLAALAHISGVGTRKLEAYGEAFLAVLQQHADAETERSDTVEDTLQLFRRGMHAEAIAHRRGLTVDTIHSHLATAIARGQVELNDALGLAQAEVNAIADALLAQDGGKRLKPVYEMFDGRYGYGVLRCVQAALGREIQDARE